In a genomic window of Tursiops truncatus isolate mTurTru1 chromosome 7, mTurTru1.mat.Y, whole genome shotgun sequence:
- the MTERF4 gene encoding transcription termination factor 4, mitochondrial yields the protein MAALGRQVLDGHRLIPLTWSLIARQTTRLGGQKRTTAFLLRKLTMVSSGGGLGESPSVEPQKYVQEPEHRTGLTQCLLEKQRTAVEREKVVSSLLDMGFSDVHVNELLSIQPGTHPQQLLDIISELILLGLNPEPVCVALKKSPQLLKLPVMHMKKRSSYLRKLGLGEGKLKRVLYSCPEIFTMRQRDIESIVGVLKEKCLFTVKQVTEILHRCPCVLREDPGELEYKFQYAYFRMGIKHVDVVKTDFLQYSMTKTKERHVFLERLGRYQTPDKKGQTLVPNPLLRDILRVSEAEFLAKTACSSAEEFGVFKELLAREEEESEGRMADAGSPEEAGP from the exons atggctgcgttgggtcggCAG GTCTTGGATGGGCACCGCCTGATCCCCCTCACCTGGTCCCTTATTGCTAGGCAGACTACTCGGCTTGGAGGACAGAAGAGGACAACTGCTTTTTTGCTGCGTAAACTGACAATGGTCTCCAGCGGGGGGGGCCTCGGGGAGTCACCCTCTGTTGAACCCCAGAAGTACGTGCAAGAACCAGAGCACAGGACGGGGCTGACTCAGTGCCTCCTCGAGAAGCAGAGGACGGCTGTGGAGCGAGAGAAGGTCGTCAGTTCCCTCCTGGACATGGGTTTCAGTGATGTCCATGTTAACGAACTGCTCAGTATACAGCCAGGCACCCACCCTCAGCAGTTGCTGGATATCATTTCAGAATTAATACTCCTGGGTCTGAATCCAGAGCCTGTGTGTGTGGCCTTAAAGAAGAGTCCTCAGTTACTGAAACTGCCTGTCATGCACATGAAGAAGCGCTCCAGTTACCTGCGAAAGCTGGGGCTTGGAGAAG GGAAATTAAAGCGGGTGCTTTACTCTTGCCCTGAAATTTTCACCATGCGTCAGCGGGACATTGAGAGCATCGTCGGGGTTCTCAAGGAGAAGTGCCTTTTCACGGTAAAGCAAGTCACCGAGATTTTGCACAGATGCCCCTGTGTTCTTCGGGAGGACCCTGGTGAACTGGAATACAAATTCCAG TATGCCTATTTCAGGATGGGGATTAAACATGTGGACGTGGTGAAGACCGACTTCCTGCAGTACTCCATGACCAAGACCAAGGAGAGGCACGTGTTCCTGGAGCGCCTGGGCCGGTACCAGACCCCCGACAAGAAGGGGCAGACGCTGGTCCCCAACCCTTTACTCAGGGACATCCTCAGGGTTTCAGAAGCTGAGTTTCTGGCCAAGACAGCCTGTTCTTCTGCtgaggagtttggggtttttaagGAACTCTTGGCccgggaggaggaggagtctgAGGGCCGAATGGCTGATGCCGGAAGCCCGGAGGAGGCGGGGCCGTGA